A DNA window from Nitrospira sp. contains the following coding sequences:
- a CDS encoding SCP2 domain-containing protein (MaGe:77309330) yields the protein MKPTTIAEFFQLLPASLDRDAAEDVTAVYQFDLSGDQGGQYSVQVKDGVCTVQSGVHADPQVTISMTGEDCLKLLNGKLNVPASVMTGRLRASGDMGLAMQLKSLFPTLGS from the coding sequence ATGAAACCCACCACCATTGCCGAGTTTTTCCAGTTGTTGCCGGCCTCGCTCGACCGGGACGCCGCCGAAGATGTTACGGCCGTCTATCAGTTCGATCTGAGCGGTGACCAGGGTGGACAGTACTCGGTACAAGTGAAGGACGGGGTGTGTACGGTGCAGTCCGGCGTGCATGCGGATCCACAGGTCACGATCTCCATGACCGGCGAGGATTGTTTGAAGTTGCTCAACGGCAAGCTCAATGTGCCGGCCAGCGTCATGACCGGCCGTCTCCGCGCGAGTGGCGATATGGGCCTGGCCATGCAGCTCAAATCGCTATTTCCTACCCTCGGTTCCTGA
- a CDS encoding S-adenosylmethionine decarboxylase (MaGe:77309331), with translation MSISAGSESSILPTNTPAAASLPVQDMVGPGKAWGLCTAVDLQDCNPDLIRDADHIKRYVVELCELIGMKRFGECQVVNFGEGRVAGYSMVQLISTSLIGGHFANDTNNAYLDIFSCKGYDPAVVESFSKEFFGARRSMATVTLRY, from the coding sequence ATGAGCATCTCGGCTGGATCCGAGTCGTCAATCTTACCAACGAATACCCCTGCCGCCGCGTCGCTGCCTGTCCAAGACATGGTCGGACCCGGCAAAGCATGGGGCCTCTGCACCGCCGTCGATCTCCAAGATTGCAATCCCGACCTCATCCGTGATGCTGACCACATCAAGCGCTACGTCGTTGAGCTGTGCGAGCTCATCGGGATGAAGCGTTTTGGCGAGTGCCAGGTCGTGAATTTCGGCGAAGGTCGTGTGGCCGGCTACTCCATGGTGCAGCTGATCTCGACCTCGTTGATCGGCGGCCATTTTGCCAACGACACCAACAACGCCTATCTCGACATTTTCAGTTGCAAAGGGTACGACCCCGCAGTCGTCGAATCCTTCTCGAAGGAATTCTTCGGCGCGCGCCGGAGCATGGCGACGGTCACGCTTCGATACTAG
- a CDS encoding hypothetical protein (Evidence 5 : Unknown function; MaGe:77309333), which yields MHQVQSRSGSEAADAVGVAAGVDGLLMVGRIVTEGCEPCQPAWEASQVARAKKFFRTASH from the coding sequence TTGCACCAGGTGCAGAGCCGGTCCGGGAGCGAGGCGGCGGATGCGGTCGGAGTCGCGGCTGGAGTCGATGGGTTGCTCATGGTGGGGCGCATTGTCACCGAGGGGTGTGAACCTTGTCAACCGGCGTGGGAAGCGTCCCAGGTGGCCAGAGCTAAAAAATTTTTTCGCACGGCGTCTCACTGA
- a CDS encoding hypothetical protein (Evidence 5 : Unknown function; MaGe:77309334): protein MLDRRELRAQAGRVLEDAFRAGVVDELRAADQALLHRHFAPGAEPVRERGGGCGRSRGWSRWVAHGGAHCHRGV, encoded by the coding sequence GTGCTTGACCGGCGGGAGCTTCGGGCTCAAGCGGGTCGTGTGCTGGAAGACGCATTTCGGGCAGGTGTAGTGGACGAATTGCGCGCCGCCGACCAGGCGCTTCTTCATCGGCACTTTGCACCAGGTGCAGAGCCGGTCCGGGAGCGAGGCGGCGGATGCGGTCGGAGTCGCGGCTGGAGTCGATGGGTTGCTCATGGTGGGGCGCATTGTCACCGAGGGGTGTGA
- a CDS encoding hypothetical protein (Evidence 4 : Unknown function but conserved in other organisms; MaGe:77309335), which produces MRPTMSNPSTPAATPTASAASLPDRLCTWCKVPMKKRLVGGAQFVHYTCPKCVFQHTTRLSPKLPPVKH; this is translated from the coding sequence ATGCGCCCCACCATGAGCAACCCATCGACTCCAGCCGCGACTCCGACCGCATCCGCCGCCTCGCTCCCGGACCGGCTCTGCACCTGGTGCAAAGTGCCGATGAAGAAGCGCCTGGTCGGCGGCGCGCAATTCGTCCACTACACCTGCCCGAAATGCGTCTTCCAGCACACGACCCGCTTGAGCCCGAAGCTCCCGCCGGTCAAGCACTAA